Proteins co-encoded in one Pogona vitticeps strain Pit_001003342236 chromosome 9, PviZW2.1, whole genome shotgun sequence genomic window:
- the EVA1B gene encoding protein eva-1 homolog B translates to METHEQEMELLSNSIAAYAHIRDHPESFGLYFVLGVCFGLVLTLCLLVIHISWQPRTIRHRPRKRPRDLSEEEEDDEEEEEEEDEEEEDTVDPSASEPPLALTELSPLEPHSTPDGTLTVNVFASAEELERAQRLEERERILREIWRNGQPDILGTGTGTLSRVHYY, encoded by the exons ATGGAGACGCACGAGCAGGAGATGGAGCTCCTGAGCAACAGCATCGCAGCCTATGCACACATCCGGG ACCACCCGGAGAGCTTTGGGCTCTACTTTGTGCTGGGCGTCTGCTTCGGGCTGGTGCTGACCCTGTGCCTGCTGGTCATCCACATCTCGTGGCAGCCTCGGACCATCCGCCACAGACCTCGCAAGAGGCCACGGGACTTgagtgaggaagaggaagacgacgaagaggaggaagaggaggaggacgaggaggaggaagacaccGTGGACCCAAGCGCGTCGGAGCCCCCCCTGGCCTTGACCGAGCTGTCGCCTCTGGAGCCCCACAGCACCCCCGACGGGACGCTCACGGTCAACGTCTTTGCCTCGGCCGAGGAGCTGGAGCGCGCCCAGCGGCTGGAGGAGCGCGAGCGGATCCTGCGGGAGATCTGGCGCAACGGGCAGCCGGACATCCTGGGGACGGGGACGGGCACCCTCAGCAGAGTCCACTATTATTGA